GATTTTTTTCTGCATGTTATCATCCTTGATGAGTTGTTTTGATTGATTTCCATTGCTATTCaaggaggaaacaggaaaaatcaTGTTCAAAAGTAGGTTACAATATAGAACTTTCCAAGGTTCCCGCCTCCATATCTAGGAGTCTTCAACTCTCTGTATGAattcttcattctctttctctcttaaagCTCCCCAATTATCTGGTGTCCCATCAGATACCCTAAATTTTATCATTTCCTGCATGTCTGTGATGCACGGAGTCAGTGAGGCTTCACGACCTTGCGACCGCCCAGTCTCCATAAGGCAGCCTTCATTTCTTTGTTGCGGAGTGTGTAGATGATAGGATTAAGCAAGGGAGTGATGACTGTGTAGAACACAGCTACCACTCCATCCAGGGGTTCCTGAGAGCCAGGGCGCAAATAAATGCAGGTGCAGGGCACATAGTAGACAATGACGACAGCGAGGTGGGCGGCACAGGTGGAGAAGGCGTTGCGGCGCCCGTCGGCGGACCGGATTCGCAGGATAGCAGCCACTATGTAGCCGTAGGAAGTGAGGATCAGCACAAAGCAGGTGAGGGCCAGGAATCCAATGTCCACAAAGGTGATCAGCTCGTTGATGGTGGTGTCAGCACAGGCTAGACGCAGCATGGCAGGAATATCACAGAAGAAGTAGTCCACCTTGGTTTGCACCACAGAAAGGCAGCCGGCATATGAAGCTTGTTTGGAAAAGTGAGTGGAGGGTGCCTCCCAGCCAGGTGCCAATAGCTAGATAGTTACAGACACTGCGGGTCATGATGGTGGCGTAATGTAAAGGCTTACAAATGGCTAGGAAGCGATCATAAGCCATGAGTGTGTACAGGAAGCATTCAGTGCAGCCCaggaaatggaatgaaaaaagCTGAATGACACAGCCTCCAAAGGAAATCATCTTACTGTCCAAGAGAAAGCCAGCTAACATCTTGGGGACAATGGCAGAGGAAATGGTCATGTCCAAGAGGGAGAGGTGACATAGGAACCAGTACATGGGGCGGTGGAGCTGGGTGTCCACCAAGACCGTGAGGATGATAAGCCCATTCCCAGAGACGGTGAGGGTGTAGATGACAAGGAAGGTTAGGAAGAGCGGTACCCCCAGCTGTGGCGGGTGGTGCAGCCCCACTAAGATGAAGTGAGACACGGAAGTCTGATTTCCACGTtgcatctccttgctgttcacATCTGCCAAAAGAAGCAGCAAAAGGGAAAAAGCGATGCTCTGTAAATTCTGTAGGCACGGGGTATATATTCTATGTCACTGCCAAATATGGACCGAAAAGGATCTCCAAAAGAGAGATCTTCTCTAGCTCTTGTTCATAATCATTCCTTCTCCTCAACCCCTGATTCTGAGATTCTGCTCGGTTTCAGACAGCAGGTTTTCTCTCCAGGGTTAAAACCCGTGTAACAGATTATGTGTATATAGTTCCAGAGAGTGAAGGAAAGACCATACATAGAGATAGTCATGTCAGAAGGAAGAACAATCATATAATACCTAAACCAGTCTAAGAAGAAATgactgttctattgttttccttcagtttgatctctgatctacATACTAGAGAGTTAGGTTACAGCTGATTTATTTACTGAGATTTGGAATTATATTTCTTAATGTAAGTTTGCCAAataaaaaactgtattttaaaaaatgcactatCTGGTTTATACATCAAACATAAAATATTCAGAATCTTTGAAATTATGtgaggaatatttatttttataaattctacTTCAAAAATACACAAACCTTTTAAAATCATTCAGGTTAGTGAAGCAATACAAAATCTCAGCTCCATGATACCTGTTGtcatctcttctctctgcttctgcctgagtgccatccatctttccatccatccatccatccatccatccatcatgcaTCTGTCTGTTCATGTGTCCATTCAGTAATATACTGTATACTGTATCTTAAGACCATGGATGCTGAAGTCAGACATGGTTTAAACATCCTAGCTCTTCCactttgactcattggaaatcttggaaatcccatggacagaggacactggcgggctacagtgcatgggtcacacagagtcaggcatgattgaaTGATTAAACAATGATCTTGGAAAAGCCATTTCACCTTTCTTTGCCTGTTTCTAGAAATGGGGACAACTGTAGTGTTGACTTTATGGGGCtcttgtaaggattaaataaatttacataattCACAGTAACCCTCAATGACTTTAGCTATTATGTGTCAGGGTTCTGTATTAGAAAAATTCAGGCATTGCATTTGTGCCTCAGGTCTGAAGTGAACCTGTAACTTCCAGTGAGTTATCAAATAGTACATTTGAGCTCTCAGAATTTGCAGCATCATCACAACGAGGCTTTTCTCCCAGGACTACTGGTGACAGGCATCAACCACAGTGAAAGGAAGAAATCAGGAAGGTGGCTAAGAGGGTGCTAGAGCTCTTTCAGACACTGAGGGGTTATGGGAGGTGTATCCTCTTAAGTGTCCGCCTTTCCCCATCAATATTAGCTCTAATAGTCTTTTTACCAGCTGGAAGCAAGTATCCGAAATAGTATATTACCTTCTTGAGAATTCAAGGGTCACCCAGAATCACTCAGAAGGCTTCAAAAAGTGTGGAATGAAATTTGGCTTCCAGCTGGACAGCTAGCAGGCAAAAGGACCAAGATGGCAGCTGTGGCTGACCTCTTTATCTTCTCCTTCTACACCATGAATCACTGTGTATCCATGACCTTTATTCCTTTCAGTTTTCATCAGTGCCACAGAGACGGCTCATCAGTGAAGATAGGTGTTTTGGGGACTGAGCGATTTCCCAGGTCATGAGATTTTCCTTGTTAAACTTAAGAGAGTCCAGGGCAAATTAAGACAGGTGTGCACCTTAAGTAAGAGTCAAACCACACagactcagacagcaaagaatttgcccacaattcaggagacccaggtttgatccctgggttgggaagatcctctggggaaggaagggaatggcaacccactccagtattcttgcctggagaattccatggacagaggagcctggtgggctacagcccatggggtcacaaagagtagaacatgactgagtgactttcactttctttcaaaccGCATAGAAACTAAATAATCTCTCCACATGTAGCTACAGAAGCTATTCTGAAGCCACTTCAGAGGAAATTCTTAGAGGTTTCCTGGGCATTTCCTTGATTACCAACCTTTACTGGCATCACGGTGCCCAGGCGAAAATTCAAACACACCGCACGCCCTATGGGAACAGAGACACTCATAACCTGATGTCCACGTACTTCCTTAGCCTCCTCTCCGTGCTCCATCCCGTAAATCTGTGCTGTAGGCAACCATTTCCCCCCCCCCTTTCCTTATACATTAGTCCCTTTAATATGTACTAGCCCTGTTCCACTGATGCTTGAAAATTTCTACTAATCTTTCAAGATCTCATTCATGTGTGATGTACTAAGTAAAGCTTTGCTTCCCTTTCCCCCAAAAGGCCGTTCATTCTTTGTAGCCGCCACAGTACTTCATTCACATCTCTATCATAGGCTTACTAAGCAGGTTGCAATTTACCCTCTGTGTGCCTGATCTACCTCATTGGGCTGTGAATTCCTATGGGGGActttgtctcatttttcttttgattccaAATTTATAGCATATCTTGCAGAGaaagatttttatgttttattgaatATAAGGATTTCACCCTGTCTTGTCTGGATTCCCTATTATCTAGACCCTCAATCTAGGATGACAATCAATTATGTCTTTATAATCTAGGTCCCCAAATCATAAGAATTCCAGTACTGAGACTGTCACTACTTACTATATTGTTTTGAGCAAATTCCTTAATATGCCTAGTGTTGGCTTCTCATttgtaagagagagagaaggggagagagagagagaaagagagagagagtgagagagagaaaggaggagttTGTGCTGATTCTTACCTAAAAAGAAATAGCTATCTTTTCTATATCAGTAAGGGTTCACACTTTAAGTTTTGTTCTTACATACAGAAAATCAATTTTCCTCCTAGCCTCAGTTCTCTTCTGTACTATAAATTTTTCTCTTGTCTCCCGGTTGCCTTGGCATCTcactcttcattcatttttataatttattgttCTCTCTGCACAATACTGTATGCCACATGAAAGAACAGTGGGACATCCTACTAGTCTCTGCATGAATCAAACACACCGTCTCTACCAGCTCTTGCTTACAATAGCTCAGATCCTCTTCCcagtcccaccagattccccataatgtacatgcatacatgtgtacttaggcttcccttgtggcttagctggtaaagaatcctcctgcaatgtgggagacctgggtttgatccctgggttgggaagatcccctggagaagggaaaggttacccactccagtattctggcctggagaattccatggactatacagttcatagggtcacaaagagttggacacgactgagcgactttcactttcactgcacaATTATCATCATTTTCCCCCTGGAAAGAGAGAATACCCTATTGATGGTTTCCCTATTGATAGCTAAAACGTCTCCAGTCCTATGGTGTATAAAGTTTAGTCAGTACCACATTATATTATCAGCATGGTGAagctgaagtctctcagttgtgtccgactctttgtgaccccgtggactgtagcctaccaggctcctccgtccatgggattctccaggcaagaatactggagtgggttgccatttccaggggatcttcccgacccagggatcaaactcaggtctcctgtgttgaaggcagatgctttaacctttgagccaccagggaagctcatattaTCAGCATATGATATATTCATCCATGTAATGGGAAAAGAAGCAGTTTCCACAAGCAGTCTTGGGGAAAAGGGCATGAGTACTAGCTCTATCTGGCCATTTGTAGTCTGTATGAACTGGACTAGGCTTGAAATAGATCCTGAAGCTTACCAGGGTCCAAAACTGAGAGGTAAGTTGGCCTTTGATGAGCAGAGTATGAggtcccaccctccctcccttgtAAAGCCTAATGCTGGGGAGAGATCTCAGGTGTCTGCACTGTTTCCAAAGTCTCTAACATACTTCCAATAAATGCATGTCTCCCAGCGAGTTCTGTTACTagccctcatctccctccccGAGTCTTCTCTGCTGACAGCCACTACCtggatgtgactctgccctgAGgacactgtgtattcttgccacagctttttcacgctctttgctgttctttgtaGAGGCTCCTTTCTGAGCTCAGCAGGTTCCCTGGTCCCCTCCTATGACATGCCCTTTCTTGGCTTTGTCACTGAGCTCTTTCGGTGCACCTTTCTTGCCTCACCATCctctttttagctttttgaagACATTGGCAGCAATCTCCTTAGGCTTTGACCTCTGGAGCCTC
This window of the Capra hircus breed San Clemente chromosome 29, ASM170441v1, whole genome shotgun sequence genome carries:
- the LOC102170584 gene encoding LOW QUALITY PROTEIN: olfactory receptor 10G6 (The sequence of the model RefSeq protein was modified relative to this genomic sequence to represent the inferred CDS: deleted 1 base in 1 codon) is translated as MEHGEEAKEVRGHQVMSVSVPIGRAVCLNFRLGTVMPVKNLQSIAFSLLLLLLADVNSKEMQRGNQTSVSHFILVGLHHPPQLGVPLFLTFLVIYTLTVSGNGLIILTVLVDTQLHRPMYWFLCHLSLLDMTISSAIVPKMLAGFLLDSKMISFGGCVIQLFSFHFLGCTECFLYTLMAYDRFLAICKPLHYATIMTRSVCNYLAIGTWLGGTLHSLFQTSFICRLPFCGANKVDYFFCDIPAMLRLACADTTINELITFVDIGFLALTCFVLILTSYGYIVAAILRIRSADGRRNAFSTCAAHLAVVIVYYVPCTCIYLRPGSQEPLDGVVAVFYTVITPLLNPIIYTLRNKEMKAALWRLGGRKVVKPH